A stretch of DNA from Synechococcus sp. JA-3-3Ab:
GAGCTGCTGCAGCAGACCTCAGAGCGCTACGACTTGCTCCTGGCGGCAGATGTGTTTATCTATCTGGGGGATCTGGCCCAGGTCTTGCCGGCCTGTGGGCGGGTGCTCAATCCCGGCGGGCTTTTGGCCTTCACCGTCGAGCAGGGATCCGCCCCCGGCTACGAGCTGGGATCCACCACGGGGCGCTCTGCCCACTCCGCCGCCTACGTGCTGCAGCAGGCAGAACGGGCAGGGCTGGATCCCGTCTATCACCAGAACTTTACCCTGCGGCGAGAGGGAGAAACCGACGTGCCCGGAGCCGTGTGGTGTTTACGTCGGCAGCCGTGATCGAAAGCGGCTGGCCCGAAATGGCTGTAGGCCCTCTATCCGCGCCCGGAAAGAATCGAGTAGAGTGGGGGCGCCCGCCTGGATTTGGATTGGGTTTTTATGAATCCGGACACCCCGCCTGCTGCGCCCTCGTCCCGCCGCTTCCCCGTTCGTCCTGTGGCAACGCTGGCCCTCGCCGCCGGCCTCCTGGCGGGGCCTACGCCCTTCTGCAGCGGCTACGGCTGCAGATGCACCGGGATCTGATCCTCTATCGGTACGCCGCTTTCTCCGGCTATGGAGATGTGACAGCGTTCGATCCCGGCCCAAGCGACCGCTGGTTTCCGCTCACCTACCCCGTATTGGCTCGCTGGGGAGGATCCGCCGACCCAAGCCGCCGCAGCTACGCCTTTGACACGCCGCTGCCCGACTACGTGGATCCCGGCGACCCTGGAGATCGCTACTTTCTGGAAGCCAAAGCCTTGCGGGACGGCTATGCCCGCCAGGCAATCTACGCCGGCAATGAGCTGCTGGCCCGCTTCCCGCAGAGCCGCTATGCCGGGGATGTGCTCATGAGTCTGGACGGCCTGACGGGAGAGGCTGCCTTCCTAGGGCGGCTGCTGGCGCAATTTCCCGACAGCGATCGCGCTCTGGAGGCAGCGCTGGGGCTGGGGCCTGTTGACCACTGAGTCTTCACCGTACTGCAGCTTCATGGCCTCTTCACAGAGCCTGCATGGAAGGCCAACAGCGGCATCCTCTGACGGGAGCTGTCTTGCGGGATCCGGGGATAAGGCTTTATCTCCCTTTTATCTCGCCGGATCTGGGTTAGCCTTGGGTTGAGTGTCCTTGGGCCCTGATGGATCCCGCGACCTTTTTGGAGCGCTACGGGTTTGAGCTAGAGGGGCAAGCCAGTCAGGCCTGGGTGGAGCGCTGGAGCAAACAGTTCCCAGCCTCTTGGATCCCGGCGGCCCTGCTGGAAGCCCTCTACCAGGGTCGCTACAAGGCCACCTCTGTGGAACAGATCCTCCGCCTCTGGCAGCGCCGTGGCGCTCCTCACCTCACCTTTCCCCCCGAAATCAGCCAATCCCTGTGGCGGGAACAACAGGAGCTGATCCGGTCTTTAGTCTCGACTGCCACCAGCTCTTTTGCCCGCCCTCCCTCACCGCTCCCAGCCCCGCTCAGGAGAGGATCCCTCTTCTCCGGAGAATCGGCCATTTCTCTCGACTTGTTGTTGGATGAGCTGCAGGATCTCCCGCCCAAGCTGCGCCACCTGCTCGTTCATGTTCATCCTGCCCCGCCGACCTCCTCGGCGGCTCGCGCTGGTGGGACGGAGCTTTTGGTAACTTTGGAGCTGCAGCTTGCCGACCCTGTGGATCCTGACCAGCCATCCCAAGGGCAGCCTGGGTGAGTTTGCGATTTTGCCTCAGGGATCCTTGCCATCACAAACTCCGGCCTGCTCCCACCCCAGCAGAGCTTGGCGGGATGGGGGATAGGAGTGTCAGGTCTAGTCAAGACTGGCGTTGAAGGTCAAGCTCCCGCCATAGCCTATCGGGGCTGAGCGGGAGTTCTCGACGCCAGGCTCCACGGCGGCAGTGAACTGGCTGTGCACAGCCTATCCTGCCGGAGCTATCCCACTTGTCGAGCAACTGCACCAGGGCAGGCATTGAGCCCAGCCTGTCCCCCTTGATCCCCCTAGCCTAGGATGGCGGTCGCCCCGGCGAAAGCTTCCTCCCGCAGCAGGGCAGCCTTATCCGTGCGCTCCCAGGGCAGATCCAGATGGGTTTGCCCGAAGTGCCCGTAGACCGCCACGTTTTGATAGAAGCGCCCTCCCCTTTGGCGGGGCAACTCTCGCAGTTGGAACTGCGCCAGAATGGCCGCCGGCCTCAGGTCGAAGTGGCGCTGCACCAGCCGCAGCAGAGCTTCATCGGGGATGCGGCCGGTGCCAAAAGTTTCCACCAAAAGGTTGATGGGACGAGCCACCCCAATGGCGTAGCTGACCTGCACCTCGCATTTTTGCGCCAGGCCGGCGGCCACGATGTTCTTGGCCACATAGCGGGCGGCATAGGCGGCGCTGCGATCCACCTTGGTGGGATCCTTGCCGGAGAAGGCCCCGCCCCCGTGGCGGGAATAGCCGCCGTAGGTATCGACGATGATCTTGCGTCCGGTCAGGCCGGCATCCCCCTGGGGTCCGCCGATGACGAACTTGCCGGTGGGATTGGTGAGGAAGCGGGTGTTGCCATCGGGTTTGATGGGCAGCTCGGCAAACACCGGCTGCACCACCGCCTCCCAGAGATCGGCGCGGATCCGCTCCTGCACCGCTGCCTCTTCTGTAATGGCACCGATGGTCGGCGTGTGCTGGGTAGAGATCAGCAGGGTGTGAATGCCCACCGGCCGCCCCTCCTCATAGGCCACAGTCACCTGCGTTTTGCCATCCGGACGCAGGTAGGGCAGGGTGCCGTTTTTGCGAACCGCGGCCAACTGGCGGCTGAGGCGGTGGGCCAAGCTGATGGGCAGTGGCATCAACTCGGGGGTTTCGTCGCAGGCGAAGCCAAACATCAAGCCCTGATCCCCGGCCCCGATCAAGTCGAATTCATCTTCCTGAGATGTGCGACTTTCCAGAGCCAAGTTCACCCCCTGGGCGATGTCGGGGGATTGTTCATCGAAAGCCACCAACACCGCGCAGCTTTCTGCAGAGAAGCCGTTCTTGGCGTCGGTATAGCCAATTTCGGCCACCTTGTCCCGCACCAGTCGGGTGAAGTTGACATGCGCCTGCGAGGTGATCTCCCCGGTCAGGATCACCATGCCTGTATTCACCACCACCTCTGCCGCCACTCGACTTAAGGGATCCGCCGTCAAGAGGGCATCCACGATGGCGTCAGAGATCTGGTCGCAAATTTTGTCGGGGTGCCCTTCTGTCACCGACTCTGAGGAAAACAAAAACGACTTGGACAACGAACCTCTCCTTAAGACGAAACAGATACAACCAAGAACTGCCCAGAAAGCAGAGCCTGCTGCTGCCGTTCATCATCCGCCGGCCTGAGCAGGGATCCCTTCCACCTCAGCCGAGCAGAAGAACAGACCTAGGCCGTGGCCGACGCAGGAGCAAGAGCGCCGTATCGCACCGAGGACTTTGCCGCCGAAGCAATAGAGCCTCGCTCCGCTGCTGCAACCAGAGCTATTGGGAAGCGCTAAAGGGCGAAGTCGTCAGAAAAGTCCCCCTGGCAAGAGGACTGTCCTCTAGAGAAAGCTTTATTCCTTTATCTTTCGGTTACTGACTAACCGCAGGAGTTGGCACCGTAGCGGAGGCTTCCGCCGGTTGCCGCAGCTTCGTTGGGCCTGATCCCTCAGTCTGCTCTGGATAAAGAACGGAACTTGTCCTTATCGTACCCCTAACCTCGACGCATTTGTCAAAAAAATGGTTGCTGAGTGAGCCTCAGTCCAACAGCTTCTGCCACCAGTCGGTGGACTGGGCGGCCCTGAGAAAAAAGACGCTGGCCAAGCCCAAGGGAAAGAGGACGCCGAGAAAACCGACCGTCCCCAGCGCCCAAGCTAGGCGATGCAGGTGTCTTTTGCTGGCAGCGCCCGCGGCTGTTTCTGCCAAGACGGCCAACATCGATCCCAAAGCCGCCAACAGGGATCCACCCAGCCCAGCCAGATAGGCGGGCCCCAGCCACGGCTGCAACTGGGCAGCAGAGGCAATTTCCAGGCGTGGCAAGACTTGAAAACACCCTATCGCCAGCACGGCCCAGATGAAAGAGTACATCAGCAGGCTATCTCGAAAAGCGGCAGCCGGCTCTTTCATGATCCCAGCCCAATTGGGGATGAGTATGCAGCAAAACCCAACTTCTGGCTTGACAGGGATCCTAACCCATCTGCCCCAACTCTCCTGAAACCTGAAAACCTGAAAGCCAGATTAGGATGAAGAGCAGTCTGCTGAGCGAAAACTTCGGCCTGCCAGACCCCTCCTGCGGCTTCCCAACCCTCCATAGCCATGCCCCCCTCTCCCCTGCCGGAAACGCCCGGATCCCTGCCCACCTCGGCCCCCGAGCCGGAAGCCGAACAAAACCGGCGACACCGCCAAAGGATGCAACGCCGCCAGCAGATCCAGCGGCAGCGCCTGGCGAGCATGCGCGACGACAAGGGCTTGGTGATCATCTATACGGGGCAGGGCAAGGGCAAGAGCACAGCGGCCTTCGGCACCCTCTTCCGTGCCCTCGGCCAAGGGTTATCGGTGGGGGTGGTGCAATTTATCAAGGGGGCCTGGGATCCGGGCGAAGCCAAATTGTTGCGCAAGTTGGCCGCCCATCCCGAGCTGGAGCTGGGGAAAATTGCCTTTTACGCCATGGGGGAGGGCTTTACCTGGGAAACTCAGGATCGGGAGCGGGATATCGCCCACGCGCAGGCGGCCTGGGAAAAGGGGCGGGAGCTGTTCAGCAGCGGCGAGTACCACCTGGTGCTCCTCGATGAGATCAATGTTGCCCTCAAGCTGGGGTATCTCTCCCTGGAGCAGGTGTTGGCCGGCCTGGCCGAGAAACCGGAGCGAGTGCACGTGATCCTAACTGGGCGGGGCGCGCCGGCAGGCCTGATCGAGCGGGCCGACTTGGTTACCGAGATGACCTTGATCAAGCATCCCTTTCGCGACCAAGGGATCAAAGCGCAAATCGGCATCGAGTTCTAGTCCTTGGGTGGGGCAAGATGGCCATTCTGCTGGCGGCAGCCACAAGCGGCAGCGGCAAGACCACCGTCACGTTGGCTCTGTTGGCCGCCCTGCGGCGGCGGGGCCTGCGCATCCAGCCCTTCAAGGTGGGGCCTGACTACATCGATCCCCTGTTCCACACGGCGGTGAGCGGGATCCCCTGTCGTAACTTGGATCCCTTTTTAACCGATGAGAACTTTGTGCAGCGCTGCTTTCGCCACCACTGCCAGGGCAAAGATGGGGCAATTGTAGAGGGGGTGATGGGCCTCTTCGATGGGCGGGCGCCCGCATCCCCGCCAGATCCCACGAGCAGAACGGAGCCCTTTTTTGCCAGCAGCGCCCATGTGGCCCGCCTGCTGGGGATCCCCGTGGTGCTGGTCATCGACGGCAGCGGCATGGGAATGACAGTGGCCGCTTTGCTCTACGGCCTGAGCCGCTTCGATCCCGGCCTGGCCATCGCCGGCGTCATTTTCAACCAGGTGGCCTCGGAGCGGCACGGCCAGATTTTACAGCAAGCGGCGGCAGCGGTAGGGATCCCGGTTTTGGGCCAATTGCCCCGCCGTGAGGATCTGCGCCTGCCCAGCCGCCACCTGGGGCTGGTGCCCGTCTCAGAGCTGGATCACTTCCCCCACTGGCAGGAGGCCTGGGCCGACCTGGCCGAGCAGCACCTGAATTGGGACAAGCTGCTGCCGCTGATTCGAACGCTTCCCCCGGCAGCAGGAGAGCTATGGCCAGGGATCCCCTCTCTCGCGGAAAGGACTCCGTCCCGCCACCGTGAACGGGTTCGGGTAGGGGTGGCCCAAGACGCCGCCTTTAACTTCTACTACGCCGACAACTTGGACTTGCTGCGGGCCTGTGGCGCCGAGCTGCTGGCGTACTCTCCCCTGCAGGTGGGGCTGTGGCCGCCGGATCCCTGCGACGGCCTGCTCTTGGGGGGCGGGTTCCCAGAACTGTTTGCCGCCACCCTCTCTGAGAAAATAGCCCGACAGCCACCGCCGCCCGCCCACCCACCCCTGTATGCCGAATGCGGCGGACTGATGGTGCTGGGACGATCTCTCACCGATTTGCAGGGAAAGACCTACCCCATGGCCGGGCTGCTGCCCATCACGGTGGACATGGGCAGCCGGCTGTGTCTGGGCTACCGCGAGGCCACTGTTTTGCGCCCCACCCTGCTGGTCGAGGCCGGGAATCGCCTACGCGGGCACGAATTTCACCGCTCCCGCAGCACCCCCACCTCCCCCAGCCCAATCTACAGCTGGGGATCCCCGCCCCACCGGGAAGGCTGGGCCGGCCAGCGCCTGCACGCCTCCTATCTGCACCTTCACTGGGGATCCCGTCCCGATCTGGCAGTGCGGCTACTCCAGAATTTCTTAAGAATTGCTCAAGGCGCTCCTGATCCCGCTTAAAATAAAGCGGCGATGCAGCCCCAGTCTCCCGTTGCTGCGTCCGCCTTAGCCGCTTTCCGGCAATTGTCTAAAAAAGCTGCCGCCCTGCTCTGGAAGCAGATTCAAAGCAGATCAGTGAAAAGATCGCCATTCAGGGTTCAAAATCCGCTCCGATAGCAGGCTTCAGCGATCCCCAACTGCTTTGAGACTCTTTGAGCAATCAGTCTCCCTTCTTCCCAATCCCCAGGCCACAGCATCGAGTGTTTCCCTCTAGTTATCCGTGATATTCCTCAGCCTTTTCCCACCACAATTCCTCGGGAACCTACCCTACCTCCATCCGTCTGTAAGACCTAGCCCACTTGACCTCGCAAACGGGTCAACCCTTTCTAGACGTGCCACAATCGTCCTGGCCAAAGGGTGGGCAAAATCTTCACCGATAAAGCACTTCGGGATCAAGGCCCAAGCCCCGCCAAAGGAAAACTGACCGGTTCTCGGCAGGGATCGGATCCCAGCGGGCAAGAGTTTTGAATTAGGGTAAACTTTAATGTCTGTTCTGAGAGGAGTGTTAAATACAACATCCTCCTGCCTTAGACTTTGCCTAGCATGCTATTTGGCCTTCAGTAGTCTTGCTTAGTCTCTGGAGAGATGCTAAACGGATCCCTTTCTTGAGGATTTGTCGATCGTTATGCTAGATATGACTCTAAGTGACTAGGCATAAATTACTAGAACGCGCCCCGATGGGCCAACTCGCTATGGGAGGAGTGTGATGTTCGCACGGTTGGCGGAACAATACCGCAGCTACGTTCAAGACCTGGTGATGAGTTTGCAGGCTCTGGCCATTGTTTTGGAGAAGCGGGGCTACCCGGCTTCTTGCTACACCTGCGGCACCTCATTTGAGAGCGCCTCCTTCATGGTCAGCTTACGGGAGGGGCACTTGATTCGCTTTTTGGTTTCCGAATGCTCCATCAGTTGGACGGAGATGCGGGATGACCGGGAGCTAATGAAGTTAGAAGGGGCAGAAGCCATTCGCCAACTCCAGGATCTGGCAGAGCTGATCAAAGACGATCTGGTTGCTGCTGCCGCGCCGGCAGAAGCTCTAGCTGCCAGCAGTTGATTCCCATGCAGTTGGATGAGAAGCCTAGCCTACGGCCCTTTGGGCCTAGCCGAAGCTAAGCTAGACTCAAGGCGCCTCCCGAGCACTTTCCCCCTCCAACACTTGTCACCGGCCTTCATACCCCCAAGGGGATTCGAACCCCTGTCGCATCCGTGAAAGGGATGTGTCCTAGGCCTCTAGACGATGGGGGCATCCCAGAAATGACGCGATTCTGATTGTAAAGAGAGAGGTGTAATTTTGTCAACTTAAACTTATGTCCTCTCTTAGTCGGCGTCTCCCGAGTCCCGTTCTGCCAAGTTCAGGATCAAAATCCCCAGCAGAGCCAGGCCCAGCAAGCCGGCAATCACGAGGGGTTCATCCGGGATCACATCCATGCTAGGCCTCAAGCTGTCAACTTTACAGGCTGCTGGCTCCGAGCAACGCAGCACAGCCTCAGGGCGGCAAACCGTCCTAGGCGGAGCAGCCGTCCAGTGGCTTACACTACACTAAAAAGTAACAACCCATCGC
This window harbors:
- a CDS encoding cobyrinate a,c-diamide synthase yields the protein MAILLAAATSGSGKTTVTLALLAALRRRGLRIQPFKVGPDYIDPLFHTAVSGIPCRNLDPFLTDENFVQRCFRHHCQGKDGAIVEGVMGLFDGRAPASPPDPTSRTEPFFASSAHVARLLGIPVVLVIDGSGMGMTVAALLYGLSRFDPGLAIAGVIFNQVASERHGQILQQAAAAVGIPVLGQLPRREDLRLPSRHLGLVPVSELDHFPHWQEAWADLAEQHLNWDKLLPLIRTLPPAAGELWPGIPSLAERTPSRHRERVRVGVAQDAAFNFYYADNLDLLRACGAELLAYSPLQVGLWPPDPCDGLLLGGGFPELFAATLSEKIARQPPPPAHPPLYAECGGLMVLGRSLTDLQGKTYPMAGLLPITVDMGSRLCLGYREATVLRPTLLVEAGNRLRGHEFHRSRSTPTSPSPIYSWGSPPHREGWAGQRLHASYLHLHWGSRPDLAVRLLQNFLRIAQGAPDPA
- a CDS encoding DUF1815 family protein, which encodes MFARLAEQYRSYVQDLVMSLQALAIVLEKRGYPASCYTCGTSFESASFMVSLREGHLIRFLVSECSISWTEMRDDRELMKLEGAEAIRQLQDLAELIKDDLVAAAAPAEALAASS
- a CDS encoding class I SAM-dependent DNA methyltransferase yields the protein MQGDLLELLQQTSERYDLLLAADVFIYLGDLAQVLPACGRVLNPGGLLAFTVEQGSAPGYELGSTTGRSAHSAAYVLQQAERAGLDPVYHQNFTLRREGETDVPGAVWCLRRQP
- a CDS encoding tetratricopeptide repeat protein; translated protein: MGFYESGHPACCALVPPLPRSSCGNAGPRRRPPGGAYALLQRLRLQMHRDLILYRYAAFSGYGDVTAFDPGPSDRWFPLTYPVLARWGGSADPSRRSYAFDTPLPDYVDPGDPGDRYFLEAKALRDGYARQAIYAGNELLARFPQSRYAGDVLMSLDGLTGEAAFLGRLLAQFPDSDRALEAALGLGPVDH
- the cobO gene encoding cob(I)yrinic acid a,c-diamide adenosyltransferase; protein product: MPPSPLPETPGSLPTSAPEPEAEQNRRHRQRMQRRQQIQRQRLASMRDDKGLVIIYTGQGKGKSTAAFGTLFRALGQGLSVGVVQFIKGAWDPGEAKLLRKLAAHPELELGKIAFYAMGEGFTWETQDRERDIAHAQAAWEKGRELFSSGEYHLVLLDEINVALKLGYLSLEQVLAGLAEKPERVHVILTGRGAPAGLIERADLVTEMTLIKHPFRDQGIKAQIGIEF
- the metK gene encoding methionine adenosyltransferase, translated to MSKSFLFSSESVTEGHPDKICDQISDAIVDALLTADPLSRVAAEVVVNTGMVILTGEITSQAHVNFTRLVRDKVAEIGYTDAKNGFSAESCAVLVAFDEQSPDIAQGVNLALESRTSQEDEFDLIGAGDQGLMFGFACDETPELMPLPISLAHRLSRQLAAVRKNGTLPYLRPDGKTQVTVAYEEGRPVGIHTLLISTQHTPTIGAITEEAAVQERIRADLWEAVVQPVFAELPIKPDGNTRFLTNPTGKFVIGGPQGDAGLTGRKIIVDTYGGYSRHGGGAFSGKDPTKVDRSAAYAARYVAKNIVAAGLAQKCEVQVSYAIGVARPINLLVETFGTGRIPDEALLRLVQRHFDLRPAAILAQFQLRELPRQRGGRFYQNVAVYGHFGQTHLDLPWERTDKAALLREEAFAGATAILG